The following are encoded together in the Rhizoctonia solani chromosome 10, complete sequence genome:
- a CDS encoding Magnesium transporter NIPA, which produces MSEPSASVSAAASEASKVPSQYRSVGIILAVSSGVLIGSSFVFKKKGLIRSQKGGPAGEGVGYLKSPLWWTGMIMMIIGELCNFGAYAFVEAIVVTPLGALSVVICAILSSIFLKEKLTFFGWIGCIQCIIGSVVIALNAPEEQSVTTIAEFKKLFLAPGFLSFGSVVIAVSLVIIFYFAPRYGKTSMLWYILVCSLIGGLSVSCTQGLGASIVTSIRGENQFKNWFIYFLLVFVVVTLLTEIYYLNIALALFNTAMVTPTYYVIFTFCTLVTSIILYQGLHATVTQILTVVLGFLMICTGITILQMSKVDPRKLQNLDKRTTLLLAAAREQVEPSHSRTPSRARAGSRTGGSIGDVEKQDGIDDGWDACSLAETEEPGLDALRGGGFGAVGTMVRARRRSTIARERRGTVTSQQSRFSQSSRAPSEEAGHAGIGTKRFKDGPPPLPVDSAQRIEAARKGPSPTPYGPSLGSGPAGVIGDIRDEPALRMMEVGEYTTSPDEGAQLRRGPSNGGVYFRDADGRRTPDSRAKSPGPRSPDRARPSIDRARTPAGTDPMRSGTPDPNNPGTYVLRVPAPAGSMSAVPRRVVSPSGSVHLSRTGTPTKADWKKGGTSGGGTSTRADTAGDGDASRIPRVSSTASSSDTKTSIRAQPAVSEYFPAIPSPGDEPTEAESQSHGLPMPVIDNRGISGLARSDRATVADSVWVGSSPVVMRRGGAEAGEVKTGRGVLSMDGTISSEGVEQNSIDEKSEGGSEHALLKRYR; this is translated from the exons ATGTCCGAGCCTAGCGCATCTGTGTCCGCAGCGGCGAGCGAAGCCTCCAAGGTGCCGTCGCAGTACCGCTC TGTTGGGATTATATTGGCGGTTAGTTCGGGAGTGTTAATCGGCTCGTCTTTTGTGTTTAAGAAAAAG GGCCTTATACGGTCGCAAA AGGGCGGTCCAGCCGGCGAGGGCGTTGGCTATCTCAAGAGCCCACTATGGTGGACCGGAATGATCATGATGATTATTGGAGAACTGTGTAATTTTGGGGCATACGCATTCGTTGAAGCCATCGTCGTC ACTCCACTCGGAGCGCTGTCGGTGGTGATCTGCGCGATATTGTCTTCGATATTCCTCAAGGAGAAACTTACGTTCTTCGGATGGATTGGATGTATTCAGTGTATC ATCGGCTCTGTCGTCATCGCACTCAACGCGCCAGAAGAACAATCCGTAACGACCATTGCTGAATTTAAAAAACTCTTCCTTGCTCCAGGTTTCCTTAGTTTTGGCAGCGTCGTGATTGCCGTCTCACTTGTTATCATTTTCTACTTTGCGCCACGTTATGGAAAAACGTCCATGCTCTGGTACATTCTTGTCTGTTCGCTAATCGGCGGGCTGAGCGTCAGTTGCACCCAAGGGCTCGGAGCGAGCATTGTAACTAGTATTAGAGGAGAGAACCAG TTCAAAAATTGGTTTATATATTTCTTACTTGTATTTGTTGTCGTCACGCTCTTGACTGAGATCTACTACCTCAATATTGCACTAGCGTTGTTTAATACCGCTATGG tCACCCCAACCTATTACGTCATTTTCACTTTCTGCACTCTGGTCACCTCTATA ATTTTGTATCAAGGCCTTCACGCCACCGTCACCCAAATCCTCACGGTCGTCCTCGGCTTCCTAATGATCTGCACAGGTATAACCATCCTCCAAATGTCCAAAGTCGATCCTCGCAAACTCCAAAACCTCGACAAGCGAACAACTCTCCTTCTCGCAGCCGCACGAGAGCAAGTCGAACCCTCTCACTCGCGCACTCCCTCTCGCGCTAGGGCTGGTTCTCGAACGGGCGGAAGCATTGGTGATGTGGAGAAGCAGGACGGGATCGATGATGGATGGGATGCTTGTTCACTTGCGGAGACAGAAGAGCCGGGTTTGGATGCACTACGTGGGGGAGGATTTGGAGCAGTGGGAACCATGGTGCGTGCACGGCGTCGTTCGACAATCGCACGCGAGCGCCGAGGGACCGTCACATCTCAGCAATCCCGGTTCTCTCAGAGTAGTCGAGCACCAAGTGAAGAAGCCGGTCACGCTGGAATTGGAACGAAACGCTTCAAGGATGGGCCTCCGCCCTTGCCTGTTGACTCTGCACAACGTATCGAGGCGGCTAGGAAAGGTCCCAGTCCCACACCATACGGCCCTAGTCTCGGCTCTGGCCCCGCAGGCGTTATTGGCGATATTCGAGACGAGCCGGCGCTACGGATGATGGAAGTGGGGGAATATACGACCAGTCCTGACGAGGGTGCCCAACTACGACGAGGTCCATCGAACGGAGGTGTTTATTTCAGAGACGCAGACGGCCGGCGAACGCCTGATAGCCGTGCTAAATCCCCAGGTCCTCGAAGTCCGGATCGTGCACGCCCATCTATTGACCGGGCACGTACCCCAGCTGGCACCGATCCTATGCGTTCAGGTACACCAGATCCTAATAATCCTGGCACATACGTTCTTCGCGTGCCTGCACCAGCTGGGAGCATGTCTGCGGTTCCGAGACGAGTCGTCTCTCCGAGCGGGAGTGTACATCTGAGCAGGACCGGGACACCAACCAAAGCTGACTGGAAAAAAGGTGGCACAAGTGGCGGGGGTACGAGTACCAGGGCTGATACGGCGGGCGACGGTGATGCTTCTCGGATTCCACGGGTATCGAGCACCGCATCTTCCTCAGACACGAAAACATCGATCCGTGCACAACCTGCGGTATCAGAGTACTTCCCTGCTATACCTTCCCCAGGAGACGAACCCACCGAAGCAGAATCCCAATCACACGGTCTTCCTATGCCTGTTATCGATAACCGGGGTATTTCTGGATTAGCGAGGAGCGATCGGGCAACTGTAGCGGACAGTGTATGGGTCGGGAGCTCGCCTGTCGTCATGCGACGAGGTGGGGCCGAGGCGGGGGAGGTCAAGACTGGCCGAGGGGTACTGAGTATGGACGGTACAATCTCGAGTGAGGGAGTTGAACAGAACAGTATAGATGAGAAGAGCGAGGGTGGGAGCGAGCATGCGTTGTTGAAGCGCTATCGATGA